Genomic window (Rubeoparvulum massiliense):
TTGCAGCACCAGCTCCAAGAGATTGGTACCTAGCACCCTATGATCTAATAATTTCATCTCTTGAAGAATACTCATCCTCATCGACTCCCTTCTTCAAGCCAAGCCAAGCGGCCACCTACAAAGGTATGGGTTACACGTCCTTCTACCTTCCACCCAGTAAACGGTGTATTGCGTCCTTTCGAGGCAAAGGTAGATGGCTGAATCGTATACGTCTCATTAAGATTGACCACCGTCAAGTCCGCTACAGCACCTGGGGCAATCCTCCCGCCAGCAAAGCCAAAGATTTCGGCTGGTTGTGTAGACATCCGCTCCACCAGCTCCCGTAATGTTAAGTATCCGGGTTTAACAAGATAAGTATAGAGGAGAGGAAATGCTGTCTCTAAGCCAACGATACCAAAAGGTGCTCGCTCCATCCCCCGCTCCTTCTCCGCTACGGTATGAGGAGCATGATCAGTAGCGATCATATCTAATACGCCTGTTTGTAGAGCATGTACAAGTGCTTCCCGATCCTCTGAACTGCGGAGAGGAGGGTTCATTTTATAATTGGCGTCCAACCCAGGGATATCATCATCGGTTAAGAGCAGATGATGCGGTGTTACCTCAGCGGTTACATGAACTCCATGCCTTTTTCCATCTGCAATGGCGCGGATGGATTCCCATGCAGAGCAATGGCAGACATGATAATGGGCACCTGTAGCTCCGGCTAACTGAATATCACGAGCTACTTGCAAGGATTCACTTAAGGAGGAGATGCCAGTGAGCTGATATTTACGAGCAAAATTTCCGTCATGCACACAGCCACCAGGCTCTAACATCCCCTCATCTTCACAATGAGCGAGAATGGGCATTTCTAAGGCTGCTGCCTCCTTCATTGCTTGATACATCATGCCTGAGTTCTGAACTCCCCGGCCATCATCGGAGAGCGCCCAAGCTCCTGCTGCCTTTAATGCAGCAAAATCGGTTAATTCTTCTCCTTTTAAGCCATAGGAGATCGCTGCCACTGGATAGAGACGAGACAGTGCTAAGCTCTTTGCTTTCTCAACCATATCGCTGATTGTCTCAGGATGATCCGCTGTGGGCTTGGTATTGGGCATACACGCCACACTGGTATATCCTCCACGAACAGCAGCCTCTAACCCTGTTTCGAGACTCTCCTTCTCAAGAAAGCCAGGGTCACGGAAATGGACATGTACGTCGATAAAGCCCGGCATAAGATAAGAACCATTCAGATCGATCACCTGCTCACTTACATGTGGTGTAAGCGTCGGTGCGATCTCTACAATCCGGTCCCCTTCAATCCGTACATCACCATGACTCTCTTCAGGCAGAAGCAGGTTTGCTTGTTTTAGCAAGATGGACATGGGACACCCCTCCTGTAAGTAGATATTCTAAAATAGCCATCCGAACAAATACGCCATTCTCCATCTGTGTAAAGATTTTGGACTTCTCTGCTTCCACAAGGATGGTGTCTAATTCCACACCACGATTGATGGGTCCAGGATGCATCAAAATCGCATTTTCTTGCAATCGGGCATAGCGTGCTCGTGTTAGTCCATAGCATTGATGATATTCTTCCTGTTCCAGCCCTAGTAAATCTTGATGCCGTTCATTCTGGATTCTTAGCATCATCACCACATCTACTTTTTCTAAATACTCATCAAAATCAACAATCGGAACTGAATTTAACTGTGGAATAGTTGTGGAAATGGGAGTGACAAAAGGAGTAGGACCGCTCACCATCACATTAGCCCCTAGTTTCTGAAGAAGCAAGAGATTGGAATGAGCCACACGACTGTGTAAGATGTCACCAGCAATCAGGATATTTAAACCCTCTACATGACCAAAATGCTGCCAGATTGTATAGAGGTCGAGCAAGGCTTGGCTTGGATGCTCTGCAGAACCATCGCCTGCATTAATGATGTGCAAGGAGAGTTGGTCAGCAACCTCCTGAAGTAAGCCATCTTGACCTTGACGCACGACAGCAGCTTGAACGCCTAAAGCCTCTAAGGTACGTAAGGTATCGTAAAGCGATTCCCCCTTTAACACGCTAGAATGCTGGACATCGAAGGGAAGTAGCTCTGCTCCAAGGCGGCGTGCCGCTACTTCAAATGAGCAGCGAGTTCGGGTGCTCGGTTCATAAAATAGCGTACTCATCCATGTACCCCGTAATGGAAGTGTATCGGGCATAAGATTACTTGCGTAACGATTCGCTTGCTTCATCAAGGTCCAAATCTCATCCTTTTCCAACTGATTGATGCTTAGAAGATCCTTCATCTGACCATTCTCCTTCCTAGGCTTCATAGGGTATAGGAATGGATGGTTGGCAAGAAAAAGCCCTCTTCCTGAACGGTAAGAGGGCAAGCGCAATCAACCGTTCCTTATCAGCCTCACGGGACTGATTTAAAAGAATCGTGTTCAATAGTTTTTCATTATTTTTATTTGTTTTCCATGGCCTTTTCCTGTTTCCTCGTACCATAGGCAACTGCTTTATCAGGTAAGATAGCATGCAGGATAATCCCTAGGAATGTAGCCATGGCAATATTATCAACGGTTAAATGGGCAATGAAATCACTCACACTGGAGAGTTCAGCAAAGTCCAGCTTATATCCACCGATACCTGTGATAAAGATGACAGCAATCACGAGCATATTCCGCTTATGTGAGATATCAACGCCATGCTCCACAAACATCCGAACACCTTGAGCAGCGATGGTACCGAAGAGCACAATGGTTACACCGCCTAATACGGGCTTAGGAATCAAGGCTAATGCTACACCGATTTTCTCGATGAAGGAGAAGGTAATGGCAAATACTGCTGCGAGTCCAATCACTTTTGTACTAAATACTCTTGTAATGGCCAATACACCGATATTCTCACCATAAGTAGTATTTGGAGGTCCGCCAACGAAGGCAGCCAAGGTTGTTGCTAAACCATCACCAAGGAGTGTCCGTGTAAGACCTGGTTTTTTCATCAAGTCACGGCCCATAACCTCACTAGTTACAAGCAAGTGACCAATATGCTCTGTAAGTGTTACAAGGGCAACCGGTACAATAATCAGGGCTGCCAACCATGCGTCTGGACTACCAAATGCGGTGAAGAGCTCTGAGGTTGTAAAATCCGGAACCTTGAACCAGCTTGCTGCTCGAATCGCCTCCAAATCAATCCATTCAGGGTATCGGATGAAGGCATAGATATAGCCACCGATAATCCCTACAAGAACAGGAATTACTGAGAAGAAGCCGCGGGCAAACATCATGGTACCAACCACAATGATTAGAGTGACCAATGAAACTTCCATGGCATGTAAGGTATAAACACTACGGTCTGTAATCATGGGGTCATTCATGGCCCAGCCGATGGAAACACCAGCTAAGGCAAGACCGATGACACTGATAACAGCACCGATAACCGCTGGAGGAAGGAGACGATCCAACCAAGCAATCCCGATCTTCTTCACAATGAGTGCCACAATTACATAGACCAAACCTGCTAAGAGTGCACCTAGCATGGCAGCTCCTACACCTTGGCTAGCGCTTACTGCAATAATCGGCCCGATAAAGGCAAAGGAACTTCCAAGATAATTGGGAACTTGTCCCTTCGTTAGAAAGAGGAAGAGCAATGTACCTAAACCACTGGAGAATAGGGCAACTGAAATATCTAGTCCCGTAATAATCGGCACTAACACCGTCGCACCAAACATGGCAAATAGGTGCTGTAAAGATAAGGGAATCCATTTTTGAAGTGCTGGACGCTCATGCACGTCAACAAGAATTTTGCTGTTCTCCATCTCCATAACCTCCTCATCCACTCTTTTTCTGTTGGTCACGGAGAGTTGTGACCCTTTTCAGCCTCACTGGACTGTTTTAAAGAGTGATCTTGTTAGTTTTTGCATTGCTGTATCATATAAACGGAGAGCATCCGTTCTATGAACGATTAAGAAATATCACGTTCTTGAATCACAACACCATCTTCTGAATCAATCTCATCAAGGAGTACCGAAACAAGCTCGCGGCGTGATGTTGGAACATTCTTTCCTACATAATCTGGTCGTATGGGTAATTCACGATGACCTCGGTCTACCAGCACAGCCAGTTGAATCATCGGTGGTCGTCCTAAATCAATCAATGCATCTAGAGCAGCCCTAGATGTACGTCCTGTAAAGAGGACGTCATCCACTAAGATGACCTTATAACGGGTGATATCAAAGGGAATCTGTGTATCCTGTAAAACTGGCTGCTCACTCTTCTCCGTTAAATCATCGCGATATAATGTGATATCTAACTCTCCTACAGGAACCTGAATGCCTTCAATCTCTTCAATCCGATTGGCAATGCGACGGGCCAAGTAAATTCCCCGTGTTTTGATCCCCACAATGGCAATCTCCTCAACGCCTTTGTTTTTTTCAATAATTTCATGGGCAATCCGTGTTAAAGCACGGCGTACTGCATCTCGGTCCATAATCTCCCGTTGTTTCATGAAAGTGAACCTCCTTTATGGATTACAAGCATATAAAAAAGCCTCCAACCCATAGGCTGGAAGCTTGACCGCTCCTGTAAAATCGTCTCTACCTATCAACTAGGCAGATCCCAAGATGGTTCAAATCACTTCCTTCATAGCCTCACGGGACTATCTTAAAGGACATCATTAACCCTTCCTGTATTATGACAGGTTCTTCTCATGAAGTCAATGAGAAATCGAAGAATTATCGTAGCTTTTCCATGCGTCTTAATTCTTCGATTAATCGAGCCATCTCTTGGGGAAGTGGCGCTTCAAAAAGTAATGACTCTCCTGTACGTGGGTGCGTAAAACCAAGAACCTTTGCATGCAATGCCTGGCCTGCAATATCCAAGGTTTTCTTCGGGCCATACTTCGGATCTCCTACGAGGGGAAATCCAATAAACCTCATATGCACCCGAATCTGATGGGTTCTTCCTGTTTCTAATCGACATTCCACCAAGGTGTAATCCTGAAACCTCTCCATCACCTGAAAATGGGTGATCGCCTCTTTTCCATTCTTCTCCACAACGGCCATACGTTGACGATCCGAGGGATCACGACCAATAGGTGCATCAATGGTTCCCCGTTCGTGGGGAATCACGCCATGAACCAATGCCCAGTAGCGACGAATCACCGTATGATCAGACAATTGCTTTGCCAGGGATTCATGGGCTAAATCGTTTTTCGCTACCACAAGAAGGCCTGAAGTGTCCTTATCAATGCGATGGACAATGCCTGGTCGCATCATTCCATTGATTCCTGATAAATCAGTACAATGGGCCAGCAGGCCATTGACAAGGGTATCTTCAAAGTGACCTGGGGCAGGATGTACCACCATCCCTCGCGGTTTATTGACCACGAGGAGATCCTGATCCTCATAATAAATGTCTAAATCCATTGGTGTAGCCACAAGTTCTAACTCTTCAGGTGGTGGAATTAGGAGAACGATCTGGTCATTAACAGCTACCTTATAATTGGCTTTTACCACTGCTCCATTCACCTG
Coding sequences:
- a CDS encoding RluA family pseudouridine synthase, which encodes MVTNWHDEEEGNDVWEWNVQPKDSGERIDKYLVLAGNWSRSLIQKWIKENRLQVNGAVVKANYKVAVNDQIVLLIPPPEELELVATPMDLDIYYEDQDLLVVNKPRGMVVHPAPGHFEDTLVNGLLAHCTDLSGINGMMRPGIVHRIDKDTSGLLVVAKNDLAHESLAKQLSDHTVIRRYWALVHGVIPHERGTIDAPIGRDPSDRQRMAVVEKNGKEAITHFQVMERFQDYTLVECRLETGRTHQIRVHMRFIGFPLVGDPKYGPKKTLDIAGQALHAKVLGFTHPRTGESLLFEAPLPQEMARLIEELRRMEKLR
- a CDS encoding uracil-xanthine permease family protein, with protein sequence MENSKILVDVHERPALQKWIPLSLQHLFAMFGATVLVPIITGLDISVALFSSGLGTLLFLFLTKGQVPNYLGSSFAFIGPIIAVSASQGVGAAMLGALLAGLVYVIVALIVKKIGIAWLDRLLPPAVIGAVISVIGLALAGVSIGWAMNDPMITDRSVYTLHAMEVSLVTLIIVVGTMMFARGFFSVIPVLVGIIGGYIYAFIRYPEWIDLEAIRAASWFKVPDFTTSELFTAFGSPDAWLAALIIVPVALVTLTEHIGHLLVTSEVMGRDLMKKPGLTRTLLGDGLATTLAAFVGGPPNTTYGENIGVLAITRVFSTKVIGLAAVFAITFSFIEKIGVALALIPKPVLGGVTIVLFGTIAAQGVRMFVEHGVDISHKRNMLVIAVIFITGIGGYKLDFAELSSVSDFIAHLTVDNIAMATFLGIILHAILPDKAVAYGTRKQEKAMENK
- a CDS encoding aspartate carbamoyltransferase catalytic subunit produces the protein MKDLLSINQLEKDEIWTLMKQANRYASNLMPDTLPLRGTWMSTLFYEPSTRTRCSFEVAARRLGAELLPFDVQHSSVLKGESLYDTLRTLEALGVQAAVVRQGQDGLLQEVADQLSLHIINAGDGSAEHPSQALLDLYTIWQHFGHVEGLNILIAGDILHSRVAHSNLLLLQKLGANVMVSGPTPFVTPISTTIPQLNSVPIVDFDEYLEKVDVVMMLRIQNERHQDLLGLEQEEYHQCYGLTRARYARLQENAILMHPGPINRGVELDTILVEAEKSKIFTQMENGVFVRMAILEYLLTGGVSHVHLAKTSKPASA
- the pyrR gene encoding bifunctional pyr operon transcriptional regulator/uracil phosphoribosyltransferase PyrR, producing the protein MKQREIMDRDAVRRALTRIAHEIIEKNKGVEEIAIVGIKTRGIYLARRIANRIEEIEGIQVPVGELDITLYRDDLTEKSEQPVLQDTQIPFDITRYKVILVDDVLFTGRTSRAALDALIDLGRPPMIQLAVLVDRGHRELPIRPDYVGKNVPTSRRELVSVLLDEIDSEDGVVIQERDIS
- a CDS encoding dihydroorotase, encoding MSILLKQANLLLPEESHGDVRIEGDRIVEIAPTLTPHVSEQVIDLNGSYLMPGFIDVHVHFRDPGFLEKESLETGLEAAVRGGYTSVACMPNTKPTADHPETISDMVEKAKSLALSRLYPVAAISYGLKGEELTDFAALKAAGAWALSDDGRGVQNSGMMYQAMKEAAALEMPILAHCEDEGMLEPGGCVHDGNFARKYQLTGISSLSESLQVARDIQLAGATGAHYHVCHCSAWESIRAIADGKRHGVHVTAEVTPHHLLLTDDDIPGLDANYKMNPPLRSSEDREALVHALQTGVLDMIATDHAPHTVAEKERGMERAPFGIVGLETAFPLLYTYLVKPGYLTLRELVERMSTQPAEIFGFAGGRIAPGAVADLTVVNLNETYTIQPSTFASKGRNTPFTGWKVEGRVTHTFVGGRLAWLEEGSR